A section of the Pedobacter sp. HDW13 genome encodes:
- a CDS encoding SGNH/GDSL hydrolase family protein, with protein MKRYILNSFIAAAILFTAACKPEIETPAGSTAGQANFSKYIAVGNSLTSGYADGGLYLEGQKVAYPNLIAAKMATIGGGAFTSPFFTDEHSNGSGYIALTALVNGTPTLTPVIEKLAYRDAAKHLDKYSGEIQNLGIPGMRVDLSFDPTLTFSAANPYFERLLADAQVGKTNYFQFIQGRNHTFFSLWLGNNDVLGYALNGAVTVSTDPTTALTDKVTFSSLYANLLNVLTAGGQKGIVATIPDVTAIPYFNTVTVPALLAAAKAINPAATAVYIQTGTGTVRAATAEDLIRLPFQSAGLFGQGTIPYGLHPLNPIANNWVLDKDEVVKVKDYVNSYNGSIKSLATSKGLAIADTYDYFNQVKTGMNIQGVGINSAFITGGAFSLDGIHLTPRGNAVIANVFIEAINAKYGSTVPTVDITQYRGVKFPN; from the coding sequence ATGAAAAGATATATATTAAATAGTTTCATTGCCGCTGCCATTCTTTTTACAGCAGCTTGCAAACCCGAAATAGAAACACCTGCAGGCTCAACAGCAGGTCAGGCTAATTTTAGCAAATACATTGCGGTTGGCAACTCATTAACTTCAGGCTATGCTGATGGTGGATTATACCTAGAAGGGCAAAAAGTAGCGTATCCGAACTTAATTGCAGCTAAAATGGCTACTATTGGCGGTGGTGCTTTTACTTCACCGTTTTTCACTGATGAGCATTCAAACGGTTCAGGATATATTGCTTTAACAGCGTTGGTAAATGGTACGCCAACATTAACGCCAGTTATAGAGAAGTTGGCTTACAGAGACGCTGCAAAACATTTAGATAAATACAGTGGTGAAATCCAAAATCTGGGTATTCCAGGTATGCGCGTCGATTTATCTTTCGATCCGACCTTAACCTTTAGTGCCGCTAATCCTTATTTTGAGCGTTTGTTGGCAGATGCGCAGGTAGGAAAAACCAATTATTTCCAGTTTATTCAGGGCAGAAACCATACCTTTTTCTCGCTTTGGTTAGGTAATAATGATGTATTGGGTTATGCTTTAAATGGTGCAGTTACTGTTTCTACCGATCCGACTACAGCTTTAACTGATAAGGTTACCTTTTCTTCATTGTATGCCAATTTGTTAAATGTATTAACTGCCGGCGGTCAAAAAGGTATCGTAGCTACCATTCCGGATGTAACAGCTATTCCTTATTTTAATACCGTAACGGTACCCGCTTTACTTGCCGCGGCAAAAGCTATTAACCCTGCGGCAACAGCAGTATATATCCAAACGGGTACTGGTACGGTTAGGGCAGCAACTGCCGAAGATTTAATCCGTTTGCCGTTTCAATCTGCTGGTTTATTCGGCCAGGGTACAATTCCTTATGGCTTACATCCTTTAAATCCAATTGCCAATAACTGGGTATTGGATAAAGACGAAGTAGTTAAAGTTAAAGATTATGTAAATAGTTACAATGGCAGTATTAAATCTTTAGCTACTAGCAAAGGTTTAGCGATTGCCGATACCTATGATTATTTTAATCAGGTTAAAACAGGTATGAATATTCAGGGGGTTGGCATTAATTCAGCATTTATTACTGGTGGTGCCTTTTCTTTAGATGGTATCCATTTAACGCCACGCGGAAATGCTGTAATTGCCAATGTATTTATTGAGGCTATTAATGCCAAATATGGTTCTACTGTGCCAACGGTTGATATTACACAGTATAGAGGAGTGAAGTTCCCGAATTAA
- a CDS encoding alpha-L-fucosidase, with amino-acid sequence MKKILITSAFVASFIGSAIAQSDNLKPQNTIAITSGDNKASILEKAIHVVPTPNQLGALKNEFIAFIHFGPNTFTRMEWGNGKEDPKIFDLKELHTDQWCQAMKAAGMKMVLLTVKHHDGFVLWQSRYTKHGIMSTNFEDGKGDILKNLSASCKKYGLKLGIYLSPADLFQMEDTEGLYGNLSKITKRTIPREVAGRPFANQTKFQFEVDDYNEYFLNQLFEVLTEYGAIDEVWFDGAHPKTKGGQQYNYLAWKKLIHTLAPKAVIFGREDIRWCGNEAGATRSTEWNVLPYSENPDTATHFPDLTDKDLGSDEQLYKAKYLHYQQAETNTSIREGWFYRDDEKQKVRSADDVFDIYERSVGGNSTFLLNIPPNREGKFSDEDAQVLNEVGKRINETYGKNLFAGAKGAKQVLDNDLNTYVLLNSKQKSIEITSIKPVKLNRIVLQENIATYSERVVQHQLEAWIGNKWQKIAEATNIGYKRILRFPEITASKFRLTVLSSRENPSIATISAHYYRTHPPQLQFTRDINGLTTIAPKTHVFGWKPHGENATANLNQGVGIYYTTNGSVPSASALKYTGPVQIVKGEVKAIAIINNEKGALATETFGIIKKGWKLLGADSEINKRTAGMAFDANKQSYWLSTANDTEHKIALDLGNHYNLTGFIYTPTAQFLDGMMEKGVIQISNDGKNWEDAEAFEFGNLINDPTPRTHYFKKSISAKYVQVKATLIAGGKKALAIAELDFLEK; translated from the coding sequence ATGAAAAAAATATTGATTACATCGGCTTTTGTGGCTTCCTTTATTGGAAGTGCCATAGCGCAAAGCGATAATTTAAAACCACAAAACACTATTGCCATTACTTCTGGCGATAACAAAGCCTCTATTTTGGAAAAGGCAATACATGTGGTGCCTACACCAAACCAGTTAGGCGCTTTAAAAAACGAATTTATAGCTTTTATCCACTTCGGGCCTAACACCTTTACGAGAATGGAATGGGGGAATGGTAAAGAAGATCCCAAAATTTTTGACCTGAAAGAACTGCATACCGACCAGTGGTGCCAGGCTATGAAAGCCGCTGGTATGAAAATGGTATTGTTAACAGTGAAACACCATGACGGTTTTGTGCTGTGGCAGAGCCGCTACACTAAACATGGGATCATGTCGACAAATTTTGAAGATGGCAAGGGCGATATTTTAAAAAATCTTTCAGCCTCTTGCAAGAAATACGGATTAAAACTTGGTATTTATTTATCGCCTGCTGATTTATTTCAAATGGAAGATACTGAAGGTTTGTACGGCAACTTGAGCAAAATTACCAAACGTACCATTCCACGCGAAGTTGCCGGAAGGCCATTTGCTAACCAGACAAAATTTCAATTCGAAGTTGATGATTACAATGAATATTTTTTGAACCAGTTATTTGAAGTTTTAACTGAGTACGGGGCAATCGATGAAGTTTGGTTTGATGGCGCCCATCCTAAAACAAAAGGCGGGCAGCAATACAATTATCTGGCATGGAAAAAACTGATTCACACTTTGGCTCCGAAGGCTGTAATTTTTGGTCGCGAAGACATCCGCTGGTGCGGAAACGAAGCCGGAGCAACACGCAGTACAGAATGGAATGTTCTGCCTTATAGTGAAAACCCGGATACAGCAACACATTTTCCGGATCTTACTGATAAAGATCTGGGCAGTGATGAACAGCTTTACAAAGCCAAATACCTGCACTATCAGCAAGCAGAAACCAATACCTCCATCAGGGAAGGATGGTTTTATCGTGATGATGAAAAACAAAAAGTGCGCAGTGCAGATGATGTTTTTGATATTTATGAACGCTCGGTAGGCGGAAATTCGACCTTTTTACTCAATATACCACCAAACCGGGAGGGTAAATTTTCTGATGAAGATGCACAAGTGCTGAATGAAGTTGGTAAACGAATTAACGAAACTTATGGTAAAAACTTATTTGCTGGCGCGAAAGGAGCAAAGCAGGTATTGGATAACGATTTGAATACCTATGTTTTATTGAATAGCAAACAAAAAAGTATTGAAATTACCTCCATTAAACCAGTTAAATTAAACCGGATTGTATTACAAGAGAATATTGCCACCTACAGTGAACGCGTAGTGCAGCACCAGTTAGAAGCCTGGATAGGTAATAAGTGGCAAAAAATAGCTGAAGCTACAAATATCGGCTACAAACGTATTTTACGTTTTCCCGAAATTACTGCTTCAAAGTTTAGGTTAACAGTACTTTCATCAAGAGAAAATCCGTCGATAGCTACCATTTCGGCACATTATTATCGCACCCACCCACCACAATTGCAGTTTACCAGAGATATTAATGGTTTAACTACTATTGCGCCAAAAACACATGTATTTGGCTGGAAACCACACGGCGAAAATGCTACTGCCAATCTTAACCAGGGAGTAGGAATTTATTATACCACCAATGGTAGTGTACCCAGTGCAAGCGCTCTTAAATATACAGGGCCGGTGCAGATTGTTAAAGGTGAGGTAAAAGCGATAGCAATTATTAACAACGAAAAGGGGGCTTTGGCCACCGAAACTTTCGGCATAATTAAAAAGGGCTGGAAATTGTTAGGTGCCGACAGCGAAATAAATAAACGCACGGCAGGAATGGCCTTCGATGCCAATAAACAAAGTTACTGGTTATCTACCGCAAACGATACTGAGCATAAAATCGCACTGGATTTAGGCAATCACTACAATTTAACAGGATTTATCTACACACCAACCGCACAATTTTTAGATGGCATGATGGAGAAAGGTGTGATTCAAATAAGCAATGATGGCAAAAACTGGGAAGATGCAGAAGCTTTCGAATTTGGGAATTTAATTAACGATCCCACACCGAGGACACATTATTTTAAAAAATCAATTTCGGCTAAATATGTACAAGTAAAAGCTACACTAATTGCAGGTGGTAAAAAAGCACTGGCCATTGCAGAGCTAGATTTTTTGGAGAAATAG
- a CDS encoding OmpP1/FadL family transporter, whose translation MKKILLSVLLSAPLWVLGQGFQVNLQGQKQIGMAGAGSALALDEASVFYNPGAVTFLEKNSVSAGVNPLLFKSAFKQAGSNITENVKNKIAPPFEFYAVWGPKSNKWKLGLGVYTPFGGLVDWGDNWSGKYALTSLNLKAIYFQPTLSIKITDRIGIGAGFVYNHGDVNLQRALPVNFPDGRSGHATLEGTGKGYGWNAGLYIKTLSNISFALVHKSKVITKLDGGSAEFDVPNSLRSSFPAGNTFTAELPLPATTSLGVGIPLSKSTTLAFDASWVQWHIYQDLSFDYATNTPALADTKSARNYRDGSSFKLGVNHQASEKLALRAGVGYAFSPVQDGYVTPEAPDADRYILSAGVGYTPTSHFEVNASFFFEDVKSRKQKNIETGLDGTFKTLVYAPGISLTYKW comes from the coding sequence ATGAAAAAAATCTTATTGAGCGTATTACTTTCTGCCCCACTATGGGTTTTGGGGCAGGGCTTTCAGGTTAATTTACAAGGACAGAAACAAATTGGTATGGCGGGTGCAGGTTCTGCACTGGCTTTAGATGAAGCTTCTGTTTTTTATAATCCTGGTGCAGTAACTTTCTTAGAGAAAAACTCAGTTTCAGCAGGCGTAAACCCACTATTGTTTAAATCGGCATTTAAGCAAGCCGGTTCAAATATTACAGAAAATGTAAAGAACAAAATTGCACCACCATTTGAATTTTATGCTGTTTGGGGGCCAAAATCTAACAAGTGGAAACTGGGCTTGGGGGTTTATACTCCTTTCGGCGGTTTGGTAGATTGGGGCGACAACTGGTCGGGCAAATATGCCTTAACCTCTTTAAACTTAAAAGCCATTTATTTTCAGCCTACGCTGAGTATTAAAATAACCGATCGTATTGGTATTGGTGCCGGCTTCGTGTATAACCATGGCGATGTAAATCTGCAACGCGCACTTCCTGTTAATTTTCCTGATGGCCGTTCCGGACATGCTACTTTAGAGGGTACCGGAAAAGGTTATGGCTGGAATGCTGGTTTATACATTAAAACACTAAGCAACATCTCGTTTGCCTTAGTACACAAATCAAAAGTAATTACGAAACTTGATGGTGGATCAGCCGAATTCGATGTTCCAAATTCATTAAGAAGTTCTTTCCCGGCAGGTAATACTTTTACTGCCGAATTGCCTCTACCGGCAACCACAAGTTTAGGAGTAGGTATTCCGCTATCTAAAAGCACCACTTTGGCTTTTGATGCCAGTTGGGTACAGTGGCATATTTATCAGGATTTATCATTTGATTATGCTACCAATACGCCGGCATTGGCTGATACCAAATCTGCGCGCAATTATCGTGACGGTTCTTCGTTTAAACTGGGAGTCAATCACCAGGCTTCAGAAAAACTGGCGTTAAGGGCAGGTGTGGGGTATGCTTTCTCTCCTGTTCAGGATGGTTATGTCACACCCGAAGCACCAGATGCCGACCGTTATATTTTAAGTGCAGGTGTAGGTTACACGCCTACCAGTCATTTCGAGGTAAATGCTTCATTTTTCTTCGAAGATGTGAAATCGCGTAAGCAGAAGAACATTGAAACTGGTTTAGACGGTACATTTAAAACTTTGGTTTATGCACCAGGTATTTCATTAACTTATAAATGGTAG
- a CDS encoding DUF3467 domain-containing protein: MEEQQNENQLNIELSEEIAEGIFSNLAIITHSNTEFVLDFIRVMPGIPKAKVKSRIILTPEHAKRLLSALEDNIQKFEAVNGRIKTQEEPPFPMGFGGPTAQA, from the coding sequence ATGGAAGAACAACAAAACGAAAACCAGTTAAATATAGAGTTATCAGAAGAAATTGCTGAAGGGATTTTTTCAAACCTGGCTATTATCACTCATTCGAATACCGAATTTGTATTGGATTTTATTCGTGTAATGCCTGGTATACCAAAAGCAAAAGTTAAATCGAGGATTATTTTAACCCCTGAACATGCAAAGCGCTTATTGTCAGCACTTGAAGATAATATTCAGAAATTCGAAGCCGTAAACGGACGCATTAAAACCCAGGAAGAACCGCCATTTCCAATGGGCTTCGGAGGCCCCACCGCTCAGGCCTAA
- a CDS encoding SGNH/GDSL hydrolase family protein has protein sequence MKPLTFLWALVAFMVYSLVGYAQTDTGLKWFNPKLYPYTTLKGKAWQNTDSANYYNRLPSAAEKTVRKEVWNLAKNTAGEYIDFNTNAKKIVVKYQLAGGKSLDNMPTLGVSGLDLYAQDTENKWHWIKAAYSYNDTVTYSYENFNPNVKIKKLRLYLPLYNTPKWLKIGVATNDDFTVEKVEEQPVLVFYGTSIMQGASASRPGMAWLNILGRKLNQPVINLGFSGNGRLEAPLIDLMSSTAAKLFVLDCQPNLTDKTVYPAEEIEKRITTSVQILKEKHPNTPILLVEHSVGLASANLDLALTGKYIWTSQVLNNTYQKIKKSGVKGLYILTAKDIGFTDDSTIDGTHPNDLGMMRYADAYEKIIRKILNTKK, from the coding sequence ATGAAACCTCTTACTTTTTTATGGGCACTTGTTGCCTTTATGGTGTATAGCCTGGTAGGCTATGCACAGACCGATACCGGTTTGAAATGGTTTAATCCGAAACTATACCCTTATACTACACTAAAGGGAAAAGCCTGGCAGAATACAGATAGTGCCAACTATTATAATCGCTTACCCTCAGCGGCCGAAAAAACGGTACGGAAAGAAGTTTGGAATTTAGCAAAGAATACAGCAGGTGAGTATATAGATTTCAATACCAACGCGAAGAAAATTGTAGTGAAATATCAGCTGGCAGGGGGAAAAAGTTTAGATAACATGCCAACTTTAGGTGTGAGCGGCCTGGATTTATATGCACAGGATACCGAAAATAAATGGCACTGGATCAAAGCTGCATACAGTTATAATGATACGGTTACCTACAGTTACGAAAATTTTAACCCGAATGTAAAAATCAAAAAACTTCGCTTATACCTGCCTTTATACAATACTCCAAAATGGTTAAAAATAGGTGTAGCTACAAACGATGACTTTACGGTAGAAAAGGTAGAAGAACAGCCTGTTTTAGTGTTTTATGGAACTTCGATTATGCAAGGAGCCAGTGCAAGCAGGCCTGGAATGGCCTGGCTCAATATTTTAGGCCGAAAATTAAACCAGCCAGTAATTAACCTGGGGTTTTCGGGCAACGGAAGGTTGGAAGCACCACTGATTGATTTAATGAGCAGTACAGCAGCTAAACTTTTTGTACTCGATTGCCAGCCAAATTTAACTGATAAAACCGTTTATCCTGCTGAAGAAATTGAGAAACGAATTACTACCTCAGTACAAATTTTAAAGGAAAAACATCCTAATACGCCCATATTATTGGTTGAACATAGTGTTGGTTTAGCAAGTGCCAATTTAGATTTGGCGCTTACAGGAAAGTACATCTGGACTTCCCAGGTACTGAACAATACCTATCAAAAAATCAAAAAATCAGGTGTAAAGGGACTTTATATCTTAACCGCAAAAGATATCGGCTTTACCGACGATAGCACCATAGATGGCACACATCCGAACGATTTGGGTATGATGCGATACGCAGATGCCTATGAAAAAATAATCAGGAAAATTTTAAACACTAAAAAATAA
- a CDS encoding glycoside hydrolase family 16 protein — protein MKRFQWLALLLVLLYSCSVNKAYHGRPSWTEDFNQKGTFNTQYWSKIPRGGADWNRHMSNNDSCYALRNGKMILRGIKNNDFSKDTSRYLTGGIYTKDKLAFGFGRLEIKAKLNGAQGAWPAFWMLAENSKWPDGGEIDIMERLNFDSIAYQTIHTYYTLTLKIKDKPKSGGIAKINPADFNTYAVEKHPDSLVFFVNNRKAFTYPKIATTLQGQFPFNVKHYLLLDMQLGGSWVGKIKDADLPVEMEIDWVKFYPLKNDNK, from the coding sequence ATGAAAAGATTTCAATGGTTAGCACTGCTTCTGGTTTTATTGTATTCATGTTCAGTTAATAAAGCTTATCATGGGCGGCCCTCATGGACTGAGGATTTTAATCAGAAAGGGACTTTTAATACCCAATATTGGTCTAAAATACCCCGTGGAGGTGCTGACTGGAATAGGCATATGAGCAATAACGATAGTTGTTATGCCTTGCGGAATGGTAAAATGATACTTCGCGGAATAAAAAATAATGATTTTTCGAAGGATACTTCCCGGTATTTAACAGGCGGCATTTATACTAAAGATAAGTTAGCCTTTGGTTTTGGCCGTTTAGAAATTAAGGCTAAACTAAATGGTGCTCAGGGCGCCTGGCCGGCATTCTGGATGCTCGCTGAAAACAGTAAGTGGCCTGATGGTGGTGAAATTGACATTATGGAACGGTTAAATTTCGATTCCATTGCCTACCAAACTATCCATACTTATTACACATTAACCCTTAAAATAAAAGATAAGCCAAAATCTGGTGGTATTGCAAAAATCAACCCTGCTGATTTTAATACTTATGCCGTAGAGAAACACCCGGATAGTTTGGTATTCTTTGTTAATAACAGGAAGGCATTTACTTACCCCAAAATAGCAACCACTTTACAAGGCCAGTTTCCCTTTAATGTAAAGCATTATTTGCTGCTCGATATGCAATTGGGCGGGAGCTGGGTAGGCAAAATAAAAGATGCCGATTTGCCTGTAGAAATGGAAATTGATTGGGTAAAGTTTTATCCGCTTAAAAACGATAACAAATGA
- a CDS encoding beta-N-acetylhexosaminidase has protein sequence MMKKLLLCAIIIGLYLNLSAQTKNGNWISNHSLQALNSAPVSLIPFPQKVAWQQGRLKVKQVVINAKGAPLALAALKRLFADSGIIIATPATKNKVLVNLKIANLPDLKKEGYQLSISKTGISIQAADVNGVYYGIQTLRQLMQKEKGLITFPFCTITDWPAFAVRGFMHDNGRNFQSISMLKKQLEILSRYKYNTFQWHLTDNPAWRVESKIFPQLNEARFRLANRDPDSSYSFADIKELIRFARERFITIIPELDMPGHSAYFQRVFGFKMESEQGMQTLEKLIDEFCREIPAADCPVIHIGSDEVHISNPKEFIGRMSNKVLANGRKVMVWNPGLPPATGSIQQLWSEEATAKVEKIDQNPIIDSYGGYLNSYDAITLIQRYFFQQICNQPQGDKNALGGILCCWPDTRVADKEKIFLHNPVWPGALAYSEAVWCGRAAAQPDYLNVLPLKNTAANQYFAEFEKRLTEHQSRFFKQLVFPYFNSSQAEWQLSKVYKKDKADLTPIVQKAAGTVIRINQTLMTTQAIDSLTQVDFTSFIFCKADSTINALIGFETPARSNRQSAGIPQNGKWDANGGEVYINDLQLTGPVWLNPGANQNLKPTWFTSANEIPYTDEEFFWSRKPALVKLKKGWNSILVKVPKPITGQNWMFAFIPVKQSSGKWVSDTAINLKASEK, from the coding sequence ATGATGAAAAAACTCTTGCTTTGCGCGATAATAATTGGTTTGTATCTTAATTTAAGTGCACAAACCAAAAATGGCAATTGGATTAGCAACCATTCACTTCAGGCATTAAATTCTGCACCAGTGTCCCTTATTCCGTTTCCTCAAAAAGTGGCCTGGCAGCAGGGTAGGCTTAAGGTTAAACAAGTTGTTATTAATGCCAAAGGTGCTCCACTAGCTTTAGCAGCTTTAAAACGCTTATTTGCTGATAGTGGTATCATCATTGCGACCCCGGCAACTAAAAACAAAGTACTGGTAAATTTAAAAATTGCAAATCTACCAGATCTAAAAAAAGAAGGCTATCAGCTTTCCATTTCTAAAACTGGTATCAGCATTCAGGCAGCAGATGTTAACGGGGTATATTATGGCATTCAAACATTGAGACAGTTAATGCAGAAAGAAAAGGGATTAATAACTTTTCCTTTTTGTACCATTACAGATTGGCCGGCTTTTGCAGTGAGAGGATTTATGCACGATAATGGCCGGAATTTTCAAAGTATTTCGATGTTAAAAAAGCAACTGGAAATACTTTCACGTTATAAGTACAATACCTTTCAGTGGCATTTAACCGATAATCCGGCCTGGCGGGTAGAAAGTAAAATTTTTCCGCAACTTAACGAAGCTAGATTCAGGCTGGCTAACCGCGACCCGGATAGCAGTTACAGTTTTGCTGATATTAAAGAATTAATTCGATTTGCCAGGGAAAGGTTTATTACCATTATTCCAGAGTTAGATATGCCAGGCCATAGTGCCTACTTCCAGCGGGTTTTTGGTTTTAAGATGGAAAGCGAGCAGGGCATGCAGACTTTAGAAAAGCTTATAGATGAGTTTTGTAGAGAGATTCCTGCAGCCGATTGTCCGGTTATACACATAGGTTCAGACGAGGTTCATATTTCAAACCCAAAAGAATTTATTGGCAGGATGAGTAATAAGGTTTTGGCTAATGGGCGTAAAGTAATGGTCTGGAATCCAGGTTTGCCTCCTGCAACAGGAAGCATACAGCAACTTTGGAGTGAAGAAGCAACAGCTAAGGTGGAAAAAATTGACCAAAACCCCATCATCGACTCATACGGAGGGTATTTAAATTCTTATGATGCAATTACTTTAATTCAACGTTACTTTTTTCAACAGATTTGTAACCAACCACAAGGTGATAAAAATGCTTTGGGTGGTATTTTATGCTGCTGGCCAGATACCAGGGTTGCCGATAAAGAGAAAATTTTTCTGCACAATCCGGTTTGGCCGGGAGCACTGGCTTATAGCGAAGCCGTTTGGTGCGGCAGGGCAGCAGCCCAACCAGATTATCTGAATGTTTTGCCCTTAAAAAATACAGCAGCCAATCAGTATTTTGCCGAATTCGAAAAGCGTTTAACTGAACACCAAAGCCGTTTTTTTAAACAACTTGTATTTCCTTACTTCAATAGTTCACAAGCAGAATGGCAACTGAGTAAAGTTTACAAAAAAGATAAAGCTGATTTAACACCAATTGTTCAAAAAGCTGCCGGAACAGTAATCAGAATAAATCAAACATTAATGACCACACAAGCTATTGATAGTTTAACGCAGGTCGATTTTACATCGTTTATCTTTTGCAAAGCCGATAGCACCATAAACGCTTTAATTGGTTTCGAAACCCCAGCAAGGTCTAACAGGCAAAGTGCAGGCATACCTCAGAACGGAAAATGGGATGCCAATGGCGGCGAAGTTTATATTAACGATTTACAGTTAACCGGTCCGGTTTGGCTAAACCCAGGTGCAAATCAAAATCTTAAACCAACCTGGTTTACCTCAGCTAATGAAATACCTTATACCGATGAAGAATTTTTCTGGTCGCGTAAGCCAGCTCTTGTAAAGCTTAAAAAAGGCTGGAATAGCATATTGGTTAAAGTACCAAAACCCATTACCGGACAGAACTGGATGTTTGCTTTTATTCCTGTTAAACAAAGCAGTGGCAAATGGGTTAGCGATACAGCTATTAACTTGAAAGCAAGTGAAAAATGA
- a CDS encoding sulfatase translates to MKNLLILLFLCFQTLAFAQNKQPNIIFILSDDHAYQAIGAYGNKLVNTPNIDRLAKSGALFNNAIVSNAICGPSRAAFITGQYSHKNGYKVNDGVLDTNQRFLPEILSENGYQTAWIGKWHLGSLPKGFDYWNVMPVQGHYFNPDFINQKNDTVLYHGYVTEVITELTKKYLNDRNRDKPFFLVVGEKATHREWLPDLQDLGAYDSIKFPLPATFYDDYKGRTAAAKQLMSVGEVLTLKTDLKINQPFGEKPKVNNQPVRPVVKGKEIEESMMRYYQQGEYARMDSTQSKAYRNYYGHRAKEFEQLNLTGNALKEWKFQRYMKDYYATAKSLDRNIGEILDYLEKNGLSENTIVIYASDQGFYLGEHGWFDKRFIYEESLRTPFIIRMPQLPALKDKKLNQIISNVDWAPTILDFSGIQKPGFMQGKSFLPVLKNPQIKNWSKEGAYYHYYEYPGPHYVSPHFGIRTNDYVLVRFYKGTEAWEMYDLKKDPSELKNIIDDKHYSAIKNELKKKLKALIVAYDDKEALKVFNQNL, encoded by the coding sequence ATGAAGAACTTATTAATCCTGTTATTCCTTTGCTTCCAAACATTGGCTTTTGCACAAAATAAGCAGCCTAATATTATCTTTATTCTTTCCGATGATCATGCTTATCAGGCTATTGGTGCATACGGAAACAAATTGGTGAATACACCCAATATAGACCGACTGGCAAAATCAGGAGCTTTGTTTAATAATGCAATTGTATCCAATGCAATCTGCGGACCAAGCCGTGCTGCGTTTATTACTGGCCAATACAGTCATAAAAATGGCTACAAAGTAAACGATGGTGTTTTAGATACCAATCAGCGTTTTTTACCTGAAATTTTAAGTGAAAATGGCTACCAAACCGCTTGGATTGGTAAATGGCATTTGGGAAGCTTGCCAAAGGGCTTCGATTACTGGAATGTGATGCCTGTTCAGGGCCATTACTTCAATCCTGATTTTATCAATCAAAAGAACGATACAGTGCTGTATCATGGTTACGTAACAGAAGTGATAACAGAACTCACTAAAAAATATTTAAATGATAGAAATCGCGATAAACCTTTTTTTCTGGTTGTAGGCGAGAAAGCAACACATAGGGAGTGGTTACCCGATTTACAAGACCTGGGTGCTTACGATTCGATAAAGTTTCCATTACCCGCAACCTTTTACGACGATTACAAGGGAAGGACAGCAGCTGCCAAACAGTTAATGAGCGTTGGAGAGGTGCTGACCCTTAAAACTGATTTAAAAATTAACCAGCCTTTTGGAGAAAAACCGAAGGTAAATAACCAGCCTGTCCGGCCAGTAGTTAAAGGTAAGGAAATCGAAGAATCTATGATGCGTTATTACCAGCAGGGCGAATACGCGCGCATGGATAGTACGCAAAGCAAAGCATATCGTAACTATTATGGCCATCGCGCTAAAGAGTTTGAACAGTTGAATTTAACCGGTAACGCGTTAAAGGAATGGAAATTTCAACGGTACATGAAAGATTATTATGCGACGGCAAAATCATTGGATAGAAATATCGGCGAAATACTAGATTACCTGGAGAAAAATGGCTTGAGTGAGAATACCATCGTTATTTACGCATCTGATCAGGGTTTTTATCTGGGCGAGCACGGCTGGTTCGATAAACGTTTTATTTATGAAGAATCACTTCGTACGCCGTTCATTATCCGAATGCCCCAACTTCCGGCACTTAAGGATAAAAAATTAAACCAGATCATATCTAATGTAGATTGGGCACCCACCATTCTGGATTTTTCGGGCATTCAAAAACCAGGTTTTATGCAAGGCAAATCTTTTCTGCCAGTATTGAAAAACCCACAAATCAAAAACTGGTCAAAAGAGGGTGCTTATTATCATTATTATGAATATCCCGGGCCACATTATGTATCGCCTCATTTTGGCATCCGCACAAATGATTACGTACTGGTTCGTTTTTATAAAGGTACAGAGGCCTGGGAAATGTATGATCTGAAGAAAGATCCCAGCGAATTGAAAAATATTATCGACGATAAGCATTATAGCGCAATCAAAAATGAGCTCAAAAAGAAACTAAAAGCATTAATTGTAGCTTACGATGATAAAGAAGCCCTGAAAGTCTTTAATCAGAACTTATAG